Proteins from one Brevibacillus humidisoli genomic window:
- a CDS encoding ammonium transporter — protein MAALLTFGLPLVALAAEPTPAELASAIDATWVMVAAVLVIFMQAGFALLEAGATRMKNAGHVAGKTILTFGICSIAFWALGFGLTFGDGNQFIGLSGFFFDGADESAFSSLSAIAIPAGIKFLFQLGFVGVSLAIAWGGFAERAKLSVYFVFGILFTIVIYPVIGHWVWGGGWLAELGMQDFAGSTVVHLQGAVAALVATMLLKPRIGKYNKDGTANLIPGHNQVYTVLGVIILWVGWFGFNAGSTFGSVSGMFGYVAMTTNLAAAAGAVAALVISWIVMGKADIPSMLNGVLAALVAITAACAFVEPWAAVLIGLIAGVITFFTAIWFERRGIDDPVFAFSVHGIAGIWGTLSTGLFATPELTAQVGIGQAGLFYGGGLYQLGVQALGVLGAMVYVFIVSFVILGILKATMGLRVTEEEEVIGLDLSEHGLYGYPELLRAEEQHVRSVKKEGSGDVSGSLT, from the coding sequence ATGGCAGCGCTGTTAACCTTTGGCTTGCCGCTTGTCGCACTTGCCGCAGAACCAACACCTGCTGAGCTGGCCTCGGCTATCGATGCCACATGGGTGATGGTAGCAGCGGTTCTGGTCATCTTTATGCAGGCAGGATTCGCCTTGCTGGAAGCAGGTGCAACACGCATGAAAAATGCCGGGCACGTAGCCGGCAAAACGATTCTCACCTTTGGTATCTGCAGCATCGCCTTTTGGGCCCTCGGGTTTGGGCTGACGTTTGGTGATGGCAATCAGTTCATCGGATTGTCCGGCTTTTTCTTTGACGGAGCGGACGAATCAGCTTTCTCCTCGCTCTCCGCTATTGCGATTCCCGCCGGGATTAAGTTTTTATTCCAATTAGGCTTTGTCGGTGTATCTCTAGCTATTGCTTGGGGCGGTTTTGCCGAACGTGCAAAGCTCTCCGTCTACTTCGTATTTGGCATCCTGTTCACGATTGTGATCTATCCGGTCATCGGCCACTGGGTATGGGGCGGCGGCTGGTTGGCTGAACTGGGAATGCAGGATTTCGCCGGTTCAACTGTTGTTCACCTGCAGGGAGCCGTTGCCGCACTGGTGGCTACGATGCTGTTAAAACCGCGGATCGGCAAATACAACAAGGATGGTACGGCCAACCTGATTCCTGGACATAACCAGGTGTACACGGTTCTTGGCGTGATCATCCTCTGGGTCGGCTGGTTTGGTTTTAATGCCGGTTCCACATTCGGCTCTGTTTCCGGGATGTTTGGTTATGTAGCGATGACGACTAACCTGGCTGCAGCCGCAGGTGCTGTGGCAGCCCTGGTCATTTCCTGGATTGTGATGGGGAAGGCAGACATCCCCAGCATGCTGAACGGTGTGTTGGCAGCACTTGTCGCCATCACTGCTGCCTGCGCCTTTGTGGAGCCATGGGCAGCCGTGCTGATCGGATTGATTGCAGGAGTGATTACGTTTTTCACTGCGATCTGGTTTGAACGTCGCGGAATTGACGATCCGGTCTTTGCCTTTTCCGTTCACGGGATTGCCGGTATCTGGGGAACGCTTTCTACAGGATTGTTCGCCACACCTGAATTGACCGCACAAGTTGGCATCGGTCAGGCCGGTCTGTTCTACGGCGGCGGACTATACCAGCTTGGCGTACAGGCGCTCGGTGTACTGGGAGCGATGGTCTACGTCTTTATCGTATCGTTTGTCATTCTCGGTATTCTGAAGGCGACGATGGGCCTGCGGGTAACCGAAGAGGAAGAAGTGATCGGACTGGATCTAAGTGAGCATGGTCTCTACGGCTATCCGGAATTGCTTCGTGCAGAGGAACAGCATGTACGCAGTGTCAAGAAAGAAGGTTCCGGGGATGTATCAGGCTCTCTCACCTGA
- a CDS encoding DUF1657 domain-containing protein, with protein MTVATQVKQTLASLKSAQANLETFALNTQNKTAKQAYTQAAQTTQSIVNTLEQRVTEMENEEPQYKGF; from the coding sequence GTGACAGTAGCAACTCAGGTAAAGCAAACGCTGGCAAGTTTGAAAAGCGCGCAAGCCAACTTGGAAACATTTGCATTGAATACACAAAACAAGACCGCCAAGCAGGCTTACACTCAGGCGGCTCAAACCACCCAATCCATTGTCAACACCTTGGAACAACGTGTGACGGAAATGGAAAACGAGGAACCGCAATACAAAGGATTCTAA
- a CDS encoding DUF421 domain-containing protein, with product MPDWINILLRSLFALAYLFLLAKVIGKRQIRQVTYIEYIVGITFGSIAAFIATDLEGNLVHGIIALTVFGLFPIVTEWLSIKSKRLRDFFEGRGTVLIKHGKVMEDSLKQERLTIDDLLEQLRAKNVFKVADVEFAVMEPSGEISVLLKAENQPLTAKKAGLSVAPVTEPQTVIMDGVIMDEPLATVGLSRSWLKTELTKIGVAQENVFLGQVDETGQLYLDLYDDKIQVPPPQTDKLTFAELKKCQADLELFALSTQTNTAKKQYEMMAGQLQDVIDQVKPLLTR from the coding sequence GTGCCCGACTGGATCAACATTTTGCTGCGGTCGCTTTTTGCTCTGGCGTACTTGTTTTTGCTGGCGAAAGTGATCGGCAAGCGGCAAATCAGGCAGGTTACGTATATTGAGTACATTGTGGGTATCACCTTTGGTTCGATTGCCGCTTTTATCGCAACGGATCTGGAAGGCAATCTGGTGCACGGAATCATTGCTTTAACCGTATTCGGCCTGTTCCCGATTGTAACCGAATGGCTCTCGATCAAGAGCAAGCGGCTTCGCGATTTCTTTGAAGGGAGAGGAACTGTGCTGATTAAACACGGAAAAGTAATGGAGGACAGCCTCAAACAGGAGCGTCTGACCATTGATGACCTGTTGGAGCAGCTGCGTGCCAAAAACGTGTTCAAGGTAGCTGACGTGGAGTTTGCGGTGATGGAACCGAGCGGTGAAATCAGTGTGCTGCTGAAAGCGGAAAATCAGCCGCTGACAGCGAAAAAAGCAGGGCTCTCAGTGGCTCCCGTGACAGAACCGCAGACTGTGATTATGGATGGCGTCATCATGGACGAACCACTTGCCACGGTCGGTTTAAGCCGTTCCTGGTTAAAGACGGAACTAACCAAAATCGGGGTGGCTCAGGAGAATGTGTTTCTGGGTCAGGTTGACGAGACCGGTCAGCTCTACCTGGATCTTTACGATGACAAGATTCAGGTGCCGCCCCCGCAAACGGACAAGCTGACGTTTGCCGAACTGAAGAAGTGTCAGGCCGATTTGGAGTTGTTTGCGTTGTCCACACAAACGAACACAGCCAAAAAACAGTACGAGATGATGGCTGGCCAATTGCAGGATGTGATCGATCAAGTGAAACCGTTGTTGACACGTTAG
- the spoVAC gene encoding stage V sporulation protein AC, which produces MPDQKRKKLTPVQLQYKEVAKRHEPPRPLLRNFSRAFLVGGLICLIGQGIQEMFIRVFHFTEKTASSPTVAVLIFSSVLLTGFGVYDRIAQWAGAGTAVPVTGFANSIASAAIEHRSEGYVLGVGGNMFKLAGSVIVFGVFAAFVIGIVKTLIKMGG; this is translated from the coding sequence GTGCCTGATCAAAAACGAAAAAAGCTGACCCCTGTCCAACTGCAGTACAAAGAAGTGGCCAAGCGGCACGAACCGCCTCGTCCGCTGCTGCGTAACTTTTCACGCGCCTTTCTGGTTGGCGGACTGATCTGTCTGATCGGACAGGGGATTCAGGAAATGTTTATTCGTGTCTTTCATTTCACTGAAAAAACAGCCAGCAGCCCGACGGTAGCTGTCCTGATCTTCAGTTCCGTCCTGCTGACCGGGTTTGGGGTGTACGATAGAATCGCCCAGTGGGCCGGTGCGGGAACCGCTGTCCCCGTGACGGGTTTTGCCAACTCGATTGCCTCAGCGGCAATTGAGCACAGGAGTGAAGGGTATGTACTTGGAGTAGGCGGCAATATGTTTAAGCTGGCTGGCTCGGTCATTGTATTTGGTGTCTTTGCTGCGTTTGTTATCGGGATTGTCAAGACACTGATCAAGATGGGGGGCTGA
- the spoVAD gene encoding stage V sporulation protein AD — protein sequence MREGHQTWRFANKPVILASSAVGGPFEASHPLSDDFDTLHGDIWLGQDSWEQAERVLLEEAAEKAVEKAGLTNDKIQFFLAGDLMNQIISASFAARTLSVPYLGLFGACSTTTEALALASLLVDSQSAEYVLAATCSHNASAEKQFRYPTEYGSQKPPTAQWTVTGSGAAVVAAEGTGPRVTSATIGRVVDMGISDPFNMGGAMAPAALSTIETHFRDRNLPFDYYDLVVTGDLGRVGHSILSELLPRHQIAIPLDRYIDCGVLIYGDDPAVQAGGSGAACCAVVTYGHLLNRMRAGELKRILVVATGALLSPLSYQQGESIPCIAHAVSIEAD from the coding sequence ATGCGGGAAGGACATCAAACTTGGCGGTTTGCAAACAAGCCGGTCATTCTGGCTTCGTCGGCGGTAGGAGGACCATTTGAAGCCAGCCATCCCCTCTCCGATGATTTTGACACCCTGCACGGCGATATTTGGTTGGGTCAGGACAGTTGGGAACAGGCAGAACGGGTGTTGTTGGAGGAAGCAGCCGAGAAAGCGGTGGAAAAAGCGGGGCTTACCAACGACAAGATCCAGTTTTTTCTCGCCGGTGACCTGATGAACCAGATCATTTCTGCCAGTTTCGCCGCTCGGACGCTCTCTGTCCCTTATCTGGGGCTGTTTGGGGCTTGCTCGACGACGACGGAAGCATTGGCGCTTGCATCTCTCTTGGTTGACAGTCAATCGGCGGAATATGTGCTGGCCGCTACCTGCAGCCACAATGCTTCAGCAGAAAAACAATTCCGCTACCCTACGGAGTACGGCTCACAGAAACCCCCGACGGCCCAGTGGACGGTAACCGGCTCCGGGGCGGCGGTGGTAGCGGCTGAGGGCACAGGTCCCCGTGTAACCTCAGCGACGATTGGACGCGTGGTTGATATGGGCATTTCTGACCCGTTTAATATGGGAGGAGCAATGGCGCCGGCCGCCTTGAGTACGATCGAAACACACTTTCGCGACCGCAATCTCCCGTTTGATTACTATGACCTGGTCGTGACCGGAGACCTGGGACGCGTAGGTCACTCTATCTTGTCAGAGCTGCTGCCTCGACACCAGATTGCCATCCCGTTGGATCGCTACATCGATTGCGGCGTTCTGATCTACGGTGACGATCCGGCAGTTCAGGCGGGTGGCAGCGGAGCCGCCTGTTGCGCGGTGGTCACCTACGGCCATCTGCTCAACAGGATGAGGGCAGGAGAGTTGAAGCGGATTCTGGTTGTGGCGACAGGGGCGCTATTGTCACCACTATCTTATCAACAAGGAGAGAGCATCCCGTGTATCGCCCACGCGGTTTCGATCGAAGCGGACTAA
- the spoVAE gene encoding stage V sporulation protein AE, with product MIFFWAFVVGGIICVIGQFMMDVLRFTPAHTMSTLVVLGAVLDGLGLYDPLIEFAGAGASVPITSFGNALVHGAMAEAEKSGLIGVITGIFEVTSAGISAAIVFGFFAALFFRAKG from the coding sequence ATGATCTTTTTTTGGGCATTTGTGGTCGGCGGTATCATCTGCGTGATCGGACAATTCATGATGGATGTCCTCCGCTTTACGCCGGCCCATACGATGTCGACACTGGTGGTGTTGGGTGCCGTACTGGACGGACTGGGACTCTACGATCCGTTGATCGAGTTTGCCGGTGCGGGTGCGTCGGTCCCGATAACCAGCTTTGGTAATGCTCTGGTGCACGGGGCGATGGCGGAAGCGGAGAAGAGCGGATTGATTGGCGTGATAACCGGCATCTTTGAAGTAACCAGTGCGGGAATCTCGGCGGCAATCGTGTTTGGCTTCTTTGCGGCTCTGTTTTTTCGGGCAAAGGGCTGA
- the safA gene encoding SafA/ExsA family spore coat assembly protein produces MAGSLYAGGMGYAADSDVYVVQPGDSLWKISLKYQVGLSEIISANPQFKNPNLIYPGDRVTVPLLTAEKGVEAQVVQLVNQERAKHGLKPLKANWELSRVARVKSQDMRDRRYFSHQSPTYGSPFEMMKAFGVSYMAAGENIAAGQTSPQAVMRSWMNSPGHRQNILSPQYTEIGVGYAQGGSYRHYWTQMFIRP; encoded by the coding sequence ATGGCGGGAAGCTTATACGCCGGTGGGATGGGCTATGCAGCCGATTCCGACGTATACGTGGTGCAGCCGGGTGATTCGCTTTGGAAAATCTCCCTCAAGTACCAGGTGGGCTTATCGGAAATTATCAGTGCCAACCCGCAGTTTAAAAACCCCAACCTGATCTATCCCGGCGATCGGGTGACCGTCCCGTTATTGACAGCAGAAAAAGGGGTGGAAGCACAAGTCGTTCAGTTGGTCAACCAAGAACGGGCAAAACACGGTCTCAAGCCGCTCAAAGCCAACTGGGAACTCTCACGGGTGGCCCGTGTTAAATCGCAGGATATGCGGGATCGCCGCTACTTTTCCCATCAATCACCCACATACGGTTCTCCATTTGAGATGATGAAGGCGTTTGGCGTCTCCTACATGGCTGCCGGCGAGAATATCGCAGCTGGCCAAACGAGCCCACAGGCTGTGATGCGAAGCTGGATGAATAGTCCGGGGCACAGACAAAATATTTTAAGTCCGCAGTACACAGAGATCGGCGTGGGTTACGCCCAGGGAGGATCGTACCGCCACTATTGGACGCAGATGTTTATACGGCCATAA
- a CDS encoding undecaprenyl-diphosphate phosphatase has protein sequence MLEYVHSIILGIVQGLTEFLPISSTGHLVLFGKLFGLREAGLLFDTLLHFGTLIAVVVAFWSEVRYIITHPTSRLAKLLLVGTIPTAVIGLLFHDFFEEISRTGETIGFEFLATGLILWAVESIKKGHRTISHINYVDSLIIGTLQGAAILPAISRSGLTIAGSLLRGIDRTDAARFSFLLSLPAITGATVLQAKDLLESKTLGIALAPMLVGALFAAIAGYAAIRWMLKVITAHSLKSFAIYVWGLGIAIIMLQVLGKW, from the coding sequence ATGCTTGAGTACGTGCATTCCATCATTCTCGGGATTGTTCAGGGTCTTACCGAGTTCCTGCCAATCTCCAGCACTGGTCATCTCGTCTTGTTCGGCAAACTTTTTGGACTGCGTGAAGCAGGTCTGTTGTTTGATACATTGCTGCACTTTGGAACACTGATAGCCGTAGTCGTCGCCTTTTGGAGCGAGGTCCGCTACATCATCACCCATCCCACCAGCCGCCTCGCCAAACTACTGCTGGTCGGCACCATTCCGACAGCGGTGATCGGGCTGCTCTTCCACGATTTTTTTGAAGAAATCTCCCGCACCGGCGAGACGATCGGATTTGAGTTTTTGGCGACCGGACTGATTTTATGGGCGGTAGAGTCGATCAAAAAAGGGCACCGCACGATTTCTCATATCAACTACGTTGACTCGTTGATTATCGGGACGCTGCAAGGAGCAGCGATCCTGCCGGCGATCTCCCGCTCCGGTCTTACCATCGCCGGGTCGCTGCTGCGCGGCATCGATCGGACGGACGCGGCACGTTTTTCGTTTCTGCTCTCCTTGCCGGCGATTACGGGGGCAACCGTCCTGCAGGCAAAAGATCTGTTGGAGAGTAAAACCCTTGGGATTGCACTCGCTCCCATGCTGGTCGGTGCACTATTTGCTGCCATCGCCGGCTACGCTGCAATCCGCTGGATGTTGAAGGTGATCACGGCCCATTCACTAAAAAGTTTTGCCATCTATGTCTGGGGACTCGGCATCGCGATTATCATGCTGCAAGTCTTGGGGAAATGGTAA